A single genomic interval of Bacteroidetes bacterium GWF2_43_63 harbors:
- a CDS encoding oxidoreductase: MTKAIIIGATSGIGRGLALLLSMDDYVVGATGRRISLLEELKTEHPSILIKQMDVTDCENAIQQLKQLIAEIGGLDLLVLSSGAGFINIDLDFEKEKVATETNVSGWTCIVDYVYKYFEKQKSGHLVAISSIAGLRGSRFAPAYGASKAYQINYLEGLRQKAGKSKSPIYVTDIRPGFVDTAMAQGEGIFWVAPVEKAARQIFKAIKRKRKVVYVTNRWRVVAFIFRIIPRWLYERY; the protein is encoded by the coding sequence ATGACCAAAGCAATAATAATTGGGGCTACATCGGGAATCGGACGGGGACTGGCTTTGCTGCTTTCAATGGATGATTATGTCGTTGGCGCTACCGGACGCAGAATTTCATTGCTTGAAGAATTAAAAACTGAACATCCTTCCATTCTTATAAAACAAATGGATGTTACTGATTGCGAAAATGCGATTCAGCAGCTCAAACAACTGATAGCTGAAATAGGCGGACTCGATCTGCTGGTGCTGAGTTCGGGAGCCGGGTTTATTAATATTGATCTTGACTTTGAAAAAGAAAAAGTGGCCACAGAAACCAACGTTTCAGGATGGACCTGCATTGTAGATTATGTCTACAAATATTTCGAAAAACAAAAATCCGGACATCTTGTTGCGATCAGTTCAATAGCTGGATTGCGTGGAAGCCGCTTTGCGCCTGCCTATGGCGCATCGAAAGCTTATCAAATCAATTACCTTGAAGGGTTAAGACAAAAAGCAGGAAAGTCGAAATCGCCAATATATGTAACCGACATCAGGCCCGGATTTGTTGATACAGCGATGGCGCAAGGCGAAGGCATCTTCTGGGTGGCACCAGTCGAAAAAGCAGCACGTCAGATATTCAAAGCAATCAAACGCAAGCGAAAAGTGGTTTATGTGACGAACAGGTGGAGAGTGGTGGCCTTTATTTTTCGGATCATTCCGAGATGGCTCTATGAGCGGTATTAA
- a CDS encoding protein SanA codes for MFRKRLSRLILIILLLMIGMVIFANVRINRHTRDRVYSDVNAIPSNKAGLLLGTSKYLKSGQINQFFENRIVAAVELYKAGKINKIVISGDNSRSDYNEPQDMKDELVKRGVKTGDIYLDYAGFRTYDSVYRMYAIFGQKSFTIISQEFHNRRALYIASSLGLDAVGYNAAEVSAHNSFKTKVREKFARVKMLLDFAFGKKPKFLGEKITIE; via the coding sequence ATGTTCCGAAAACGCCTCTCCCGCCTCATCCTCATCATTCTCCTGCTCATGATTGGGATGGTGATATTTGCCAATGTGCGCATCAACAGACACACGCGCGACCGGGTGTACAGCGATGTGAATGCCATTCCCTCCAACAAAGCCGGTTTGCTGCTGGGGACATCGAAATATCTGAAATCGGGACAGATCAATCAGTTTTTCGAAAACCGCATTGTTGCTGCAGTTGAGCTGTATAAGGCCGGAAAAATCAACAAAATTGTGATCAGCGGTGACAACAGCCGGAGCGACTACAACGAGCCGCAGGACATGAAAGACGAGCTGGTGAAACGCGGAGTGAAAACCGGAGACATTTATCTCGACTATGCCGGATTCCGCACCTACGATTCGGTTTATCGCATGTATGCCATATTCGGACAAAAAAGCTTTACCATCATTTCGCAGGAATTCCATAACCGGCGCGCACTCTACATTGCCAGCTCGCTCGGATTGGATGCGGTTGGATACAATGCTGCCGAAGTGAGCGCCCACAATAGCTTCAAGACTAAGGTGCGCGAAAAATTTGCCCGCGTAAAAATGCTGCTTGATTTTGCTTTCGGGAAAAAGCCAAAATTTCTGGGAGAAAAAATTACGATTGAATGA
- a CDS encoding MSEP-CTERM sorting domain-containing protein yields MKNLLDPKWLLLISTLPLTVLLFLSYQQYSIIHSLLNEDSLQMWLHFGLSLLALGLLSLGYCIYLILKRINVQTIYGFLALALHITFLYLLGYHYESLMPFSIPRWMLSGEVLLYAGTFLMPTMAFSVFILVVKFSPEQKDHKIWLNFGLAVLIPLFCFVFTQTVLPLWKHFNTDLGTHSILVIAIVITILFFFFLIRGLYLLLSKKSINRAKYKLFWKIPIALLLPLTGLALNNGLLTNDNDFMIFGDFRSIWFYIIAVANGLFICLPELKSRTTRLLVFIAKSLTFSFTLYFFLVFLPFLPLSIFAIIAVGSGFLMLTPVFLFILHIDELSRDFRYLKESFRKYLLRLISFATFLVIPTIITGIYYHDRNVIHQALNYVYCPDYSKDVQIDENSLGRVLENVSQNKGGNRFMFSQPKTPYLSSLYNYIVLDNLTLSDKKINALERIFLGKEREEEQNGIPRESTVVISEYNVQSTYSENEKCWKSLLELSIENTDTQDVNNEFATTFELPAGCWISDYYLKIGDKKEPGILSEKKSALWVYSNIRNYRKDPGILYYQTGNRITLRVFPVNKNEIRQTGIEFIHREPLTMQIDTNNILLGDSLHGLPSTFENEYAAWIPAQAKQDLKKIHRNPYFNFIIDVSEGSGESVSFLDSEIEKLCSRYPQMADNANVSFTNASTTTTTIKADWKTQHKNNNFKGGFYVEGAIRKGLFSAYSNNTDSYPVFVVVSENPEDAIIDEDFSDLSMNFPDNDRFWYLVKNGVLTAHSLLNNPETAMTDSAAFPGGNPVYKFRSKEGKTYYLPDDNKSTIVLKKKILSVPSGKFYEKSWESALILQAMWMSQCLHPETSEEYWLEIVQNSFRTKVLTPLTSYIVVENEAQKVALKNKQAEVLAGNKSLDTDENSQMMSEPGLMVMAFLFVAAMAVLRKRKHRKCSAQ; encoded by the coding sequence ATGAAAAACCTGCTTGATCCGAAGTGGCTGCTGCTGATCAGTACGCTGCCTCTGACAGTATTATTGTTTTTGTCCTATCAGCAATATAGCATTATTCATTCCCTCCTGAATGAAGACAGTCTGCAAATGTGGCTTCATTTCGGTCTCTCGCTTCTCGCACTGGGTCTGCTGAGTCTAGGATACTGCATTTATCTCATCCTGAAAAGAATAAATGTGCAAACCATATATGGCTTTCTTGCCCTGGCACTGCATATCACATTTCTGTATCTGCTCGGCTATCATTACGAAAGTCTGATGCCATTCAGCATTCCGCGCTGGATGCTCAGCGGAGAAGTATTGTTGTATGCAGGAACATTCCTGATGCCTACAATGGCTTTTTCAGTATTTATACTTGTTGTGAAATTTTCGCCTGAACAAAAAGATCATAAAATCTGGCTGAATTTCGGCCTTGCAGTACTGATACCGTTATTCTGCTTCGTTTTCACACAGACTGTACTACCCTTGTGGAAACACTTTAATACGGACCTAGGAACACACAGCATACTAGTCATTGCCATTGTTATCACAATACTTTTCTTCTTTTTTCTTATCAGAGGTTTATACCTTTTGCTGTCAAAAAAATCAATCAACCGCGCAAAATATAAGTTGTTCTGGAAAATTCCGATTGCCTTGTTGCTTCCGCTGACCGGACTGGCCCTGAATAACGGTCTGCTTACCAATGATAACGATTTTATGATTTTCGGCGACTTCCGTAGTATCTGGTTCTACATAATTGCAGTTGCCAACGGATTATTCATATGCCTGCCAGAATTGAAAAGCAGGACTACCAGGCTGTTAGTTTTTATTGCAAAGAGTCTGACATTCTCATTCACCTTGTACTTTTTTCTTGTTTTTCTACCATTCCTGCCGCTGTCAATATTTGCTATTATCGCAGTGGGCTCCGGCTTTCTGATGCTTACACCGGTATTTCTGTTCATCCTTCATATCGACGAGTTGTCGCGCGATTTCAGATACCTGAAAGAGTCTTTCCGGAAATATTTGCTGAGACTCATTTCCTTCGCAACATTTCTTGTAATTCCGACCATTATCACCGGCATTTATTATCACGACCGCAACGTTATTCATCAGGCACTGAATTATGTGTATTGTCCGGATTATTCAAAAGATGTACAGATTGATGAAAACTCGCTCGGCCGGGTACTTGAAAATGTTTCACAGAATAAAGGCGGAAACCGTTTCATGTTTTCACAACCAAAAACGCCCTATTTGTCATCATTGTATAATTACATTGTTTTGGACAATCTGACCTTATCGGATAAAAAAATAAACGCCCTCGAACGGATTTTTCTTGGAAAAGAAAGGGAAGAGGAACAAAACGGAATTCCGCGCGAGAGCACTGTTGTCATATCAGAATACAATGTTCAAAGTACATACAGCGAAAATGAAAAATGCTGGAAGAGTCTGCTTGAACTGAGTATCGAAAATACGGATACGCAGGATGTCAACAACGAGTTTGCAACAACCTTTGAATTGCCTGCCGGATGCTGGATCAGCGACTATTATCTGAAAATCGGCGACAAAAAAGAACCTGGGATTCTCAGCGAAAAAAAGTCTGCTTTGTGGGTCTATTCCAATATCCGCAATTACCGCAAGGACCCTGGAATACTGTACTATCAGACTGGAAACAGAATTACCTTGCGTGTGTTTCCGGTCAATAAAAACGAAATAAGACAAACCGGCATTGAATTCATTCACCGTGAACCACTCACTATGCAAATCGATACCAATAATATTCTGTTGGGCGATTCGCTGCACGGGCTGCCGTCAACCTTTGAGAATGAATACGCAGCATGGATTCCTGCTCAAGCGAAGCAGGATCTTAAAAAAATCCACCGCAATCCATATTTTAATTTTATCATCGATGTGTCTGAAGGTAGTGGCGAAAGCGTGAGTTTTCTTGATTCGGAAATTGAAAAATTATGTTCACGTTATCCGCAAATGGCGGATAATGCAAATGTAAGCTTTACCAACGCCAGCACCACAACAACTACCATTAAAGCTGACTGGAAAACACAACACAAAAATAATAATTTTAAAGGTGGTTTTTACGTTGAAGGAGCCATTCGCAAAGGCTTGTTCAGTGCATATTCAAATAATACCGATAGTTATCCTGTTTTTGTTGTTGTAAGTGAAAATCCTGAAGATGCCATCATTGATGAAGATTTTTCCGATCTGAGCATGAATTTCCCTGACAACGACCGGTTCTGGTACCTGGTTAAAAATGGAGTTCTTACTGCACATTCACTCTTGAACAATCCCGAAACAGCCATGACCGACAGCGCTGCTTTCCCCGGAGGAAATCCTGTATACAAATTCAGATCGAAGGAAGGGAAAACATATTATCTGCCCGATGACAACAAATCCACAATAGTACTGAAGAAGAAAATTCTCTCTGTTCCTTCGGGGAAATTTTATGAAAAAAGCTGGGAGTCTGCGCTGATTCTGCAGGCTATGTGGATGTCGCAATGTCTGCATCCCGAAACATCAGAAGAATACTGGCTTGAAATTGTGCAAAACAGTTTCCGCACAAAAGTCCTTACGCCGCTCACATCATATATTGTTGTGGAAAATGAAGCGCAGAAAGTTGCCTTGAAAAACAAACAGGCCGAAGTCCTTGCAGGCAACAAATCGCTTGATACCGATGAAAATTCTCAGATGATGAGTGAGCCCGGATTAATGGTGATGGCTTTTCTTTTTGTTGCGGCAATGGCTGTTCTGAGGAAAAGAAAACACCGCAAATGTTCTGCACAATAA
- a CDS encoding exosortase K has protein sequence MNFRVIKFVREVIINRNFPYYIFAVIMFIALKFLYTQSTNNDLLFILAPTDKLVRIITGTYSVYQPEAGFVHDQLNIIVGKSCAGFNFMLLSFITLSFVTIRRPEKSIYKALVIPATLIFAYIFTIFTNTCRIVVSIHVQNLANIFFTSRPHELLHEATGIAINLSFLVLLFYLAEKSINKRKYNEKPA, from the coding sequence ATGAATTTCCGGGTGATAAAATTTGTTCGTGAAGTGATAATAAACCGAAATTTCCCATACTACATTTTTGCAGTAATCATGTTTATTGCACTGAAATTTTTGTACACACAGTCAACAAACAATGATTTGCTTTTTATTCTGGCTCCTACGGACAAACTAGTCAGGATTATTACTGGAACATACTCTGTTTATCAGCCGGAAGCCGGTTTTGTGCATGACCAGCTGAATATTATTGTTGGAAAATCGTGTGCAGGTTTCAATTTCATGCTGCTTTCGTTTATTACATTATCGTTCGTGACAATCAGACGACCTGAGAAAAGCATTTATAAAGCACTGGTAATTCCTGCCACTCTCATATTTGCATATATATTCACCATTTTCACAAACACATGTCGGATTGTCGTTTCCATACATGTGCAGAATCTTGCCAACATATTCTTTACCTCACGTCCACATGAACTTCTGCACGAGGCCACGGGAATAGCCATCAATCTAAGCTTCCTGGTGCTGTTGTTTTACCTTGCCGAAAAATCAATAAATAAAAGAAAATACAATGAAAAACCTGCTTGA
- a CDS encoding tyrosine--tRNA ligase — translation MKNFVEELKWRGMVHDMMPGVEDYLKEGMGTAYVGIDPTADSLHIGHLVSVMMLKHFQLCGHKPIVLVGGATGMIGDPSGKSEERNLLDETTLRANQEGLKSQLMRFLDFGEAAPNAALMVNNYDWMKEHTFLSFIRDIGKHITVNYMMSKDSVKKRLSGEAGEGMSFTEFSYQLVQGYDFLWLYQNRNCKIQMGGSDQWGNITTGTELIRRKASGSAYALTCPLITKADGGKFGKTEKGNVWLDPEKTSPYAFYQFWLNTSDIDAEKYIKIFTLLGKEEIESLIGQHAQEPHVRLLQKTLAKEMTIFVHSESDYNTSVEASEILFGKGTTETLAKLPESVFLSVFDGVPMTEVAASRLQEGIPAIEFLADEVGAFTSRGEARRMVKDNGVSINKEKINEEFVVNSALLLNDRYILIQKGKKNFYLVKAV, via the coding sequence ATGAAGAATTTTGTTGAAGAACTGAAATGGAGAGGCATGGTGCACGATATGATGCCCGGTGTTGAAGATTATCTGAAAGAAGGCATGGGAACGGCTTACGTGGGGATTGATCCCACCGCCGATTCGCTGCATATTGGTCATCTCGTATCTGTGATGATGCTCAAGCATTTTCAGTTGTGCGGGCACAAACCCATTGTACTCGTTGGCGGTGCCACCGGTATGATTGGTGACCCGTCAGGCAAGAGCGAAGAACGCAATCTGCTTGATGAAACCACGCTGCGTGCCAATCAGGAAGGTTTGAAAAGTCAGCTGATGCGTTTTCTCGATTTTGGCGAAGCAGCTCCCAATGCAGCTTTGATGGTGAACAACTACGACTGGATGAAAGAACATACTTTTCTTTCATTTATCCGCGACATCGGAAAACACATCACCGTGAATTACATGATGTCCAAAGACAGTGTGAAGAAGCGCCTCAGTGGCGAAGCAGGCGAGGGCATGTCGTTTACGGAATTCTCGTATCAGTTGGTGCAGGGCTACGATTTTTTGTGGCTTTATCAGAATCGCAACTGCAAAATACAGATGGGAGGCAGCGACCAATGGGGTAATATCACCACCGGAACTGAGCTCATACGGCGCAAAGCCAGTGGTTCGGCGTATGCATTGACATGTCCGCTAATCACTAAAGCCGATGGCGGAAAATTCGGTAAAACCGAAAAAGGCAATGTGTGGCTCGATCCTGAAAAGACATCTCCTTATGCTTTCTATCAGTTCTGGCTCAATACTTCAGACATCGATGCTGAGAAATACATTAAGATTTTTACACTGCTGGGCAAAGAAGAAATTGAATCGCTGATTGGGCAGCATGCCCAGGAGCCGCATGTGCGCTTATTGCAGAAAACACTTGCGAAGGAAATGACCATTTTTGTTCACTCCGAATCAGATTATAACACTTCGGTCGAAGCCAGTGAAATCCTCTTTGGCAAAGGCACCACAGAGACTTTAGCCAAGTTGCCTGAGTCGGTTTTTCTGTCGGTATTCGATGGTGTTCCCATGACCGAAGTTGCTGCATCGCGCTTACAGGAAGGCATTCCTGCAATTGAGTTTCTGGCCGATGAGGTTGGCGCATTCACTTCGCGCGGCGAAGCCCGTCGTATGGTGAAAGACAATGGCGTGTCAATCAACAAAGAAAAAATAAACGAGGAGTTTGTTGTGAACTCCGCATTATTGCTCAACGATCGCTATATTCTTATTCAAAAAGGAAAGAAGAATTTTTATCTGGTGAAGGCCGTTTGA
- a CDS encoding dihydropyrimidinase, translated as MDTGLIKNCTVVNPDGTFDADVYVNEDQYIEQIGKPGTLEVDDNKIIEGKGRYLIPAGIDPHVHLKLPTPAGPSCDDFGIGSFAAMMGGTGAMIDFVTPSRGQSLIKALDAREKESIACVIPLKFHMGITWWNNSVAEEIRQCIEELGITSFKVYLAYRNTIGLDFTQLKEVMKCLSYYGAVLAIHAEEGDIIQELQNKFVIDGKLEPKYHAYSRPPETEYNAVKKVIDLVRETGCKTYFVHMSTAESVRLLREAKKEGLPIFAETCPQYLLLDKEVYEQFYYMVFPYIISPPIRGAEDREELWKGLADGTIDCVSTDHCPFTLRQKMEGRFDFTKIPNGAGGLHYRMNLLFTHGVLQNRISMQQFVQLTSTNAARIFGFEDYGYIKAGIPSNLILWNPDYKDTISFKDSLTDADISIYDNFEIIGNAEKILIQYA; from the coding sequence ATGGATACCGGCCTCATAAAAAACTGCACAGTTGTAAACCCTGACGGAACCTTCGATGCCGATGTGTATGTGAACGAAGATCAATACATCGAGCAAATCGGGAAGCCCGGCACACTGGAAGTTGATGACAACAAAATCATTGAAGGCAAAGGCCGTTACCTTATTCCAGCCGGGATTGATCCGCATGTGCATTTGAAACTTCCGACTCCCGCAGGGCCCTCCTGTGATGATTTCGGTATCGGTTCATTTGCTGCAATGATGGGTGGTACAGGAGCCATGATCGATTTTGTAACGCCTTCGCGCGGACAATCTTTGATTAAAGCTTTGGATGCCCGCGAAAAAGAATCCATTGCGTGCGTAATCCCGCTGAAATTTCACATGGGCATAACGTGGTGGAACAACTCTGTTGCTGAAGAAATCAGGCAGTGCATCGAAGAGCTTGGCATCACTTCGTTTAAGGTGTATCTGGCCTATCGGAATACCATTGGTCTGGATTTCACCCAGCTGAAAGAAGTTATGAAATGTCTGAGCTACTATGGCGCCGTGTTGGCCATACATGCCGAAGAAGGCGACATTATTCAGGAACTGCAAAATAAATTTGTGATTGACGGAAAGCTGGAACCTAAGTATCATGCGTACTCCCGGCCACCCGAAACAGAATACAATGCCGTTAAAAAAGTGATTGATCTGGTGCGTGAAACCGGCTGCAAAACCTATTTCGTACACATGTCAACCGCTGAATCAGTACGGCTTTTGCGCGAAGCGAAAAAAGAAGGACTTCCGATATTTGCAGAAACATGTCCGCAATATCTGTTGCTCGATAAAGAAGTCTATGAGCAGTTTTATTACATGGTTTTTCCATACATCATCAGCCCGCCGATACGCGGAGCAGAAGATCGCGAAGAACTCTGGAAGGGACTTGCGGATGGCACCATAGATTGCGTTTCGACTGATCATTGTCCGTTTACGTTGCGGCAAAAAATGGAAGGTCGTTTCGATTTCACCAAAATTCCGAATGGCGCAGGTGGACTGCATTACAGGATGAATCTGCTTTTCACTCACGGAGTGTTGCAAAACAGAATTAGCATGCAGCAATTTGTGCAGCTCACTTCAACAAACGCCGCCCGGATTTTTGGTTTTGAAGATTACGGATATATCAAAGCCGGCATCCCATCAAATCTGATATTATGGAACCCGGATTACAAAGATACCATCTCTTTCAAAGATAGTCTGACAGATGCAGACATCAGTATTTACGACAATTTTGAAATCATCGGAAACGCAGAAAAAATATTAATTCAATACGCATGA
- a CDS encoding selenium-dependent xanthine dehydrogenase — MIKFVLNNKPVEFGGNAEMSLLNWLRNEQGITSVKDGCNGQSACGACLVEIDGKAKLSCVTKMSSLESASVLTLEGIPAKVRDLIAKAFVEKGAVQCGFCTPGFVMRTKILLKENPDPTIDEIRTALKWHLCRCTGYKKIEGAIQLSAELISENKFCENDNHNKGVGDFMPKYEAFETAIGQRKFVNDLNFPGMLHGALRFSDHPRAKVLKVDTAEALKCEGVVSIFTAKDIPGNQIVGLIYKDWPMMIAIGETTKYIGDVLAGVVADTAENARKAAKKIIVEYEVLTPVTDPHEALKDSSPQVHQNHVNLLDNCLLKQGDADEVIAKSKYFYHNFFETQRIEHAFLETESAVALPDGEGVLLYSSGQGIYEDRSQVASMLGLDEEKVRVILVPNGGGFGGKEDLTVQGHASLFAYLIKKPVKVTLTREESMIMHPKRHPVWMDITLACDEKGELTAMKFSAVGDTGAYASVGTKVMERIAGHATGGYFVPVIDLQSKTVYTNNVPCGAMRGFGANQAAFALEACMDELCKMGGFDRWQFRWDNALVDGLTTATGDHVEGVGIRACLEALKPHYEKAKFSGLACAIKNSGVGNGMVDYSDVIIEIKSPEKVVLHHGWTEMGQGVHTIAAQILCEETGIDSSIIEVIVDTAAGIKTGMTTSSRGTVLLGNAIREAAKTMRVDLAGKTIKDIVGHRYQARWECNWTVKPGTVCENSKTHYGYGYAAQLVVLDDHGKIEKIVAAHDAGKIINPVMFEGQIEGAVHMGLGYAISEDFPYENGYPKFTKLRECGILRAHETPDIEVMGVEVPDPIGPYGAKGLGEIGLVPTAGAVGNALCHFDGIRRTQLPMRK; from the coding sequence ATGATCAAGTTTGTTCTGAACAATAAACCGGTTGAATTCGGTGGAAATGCTGAAATGTCGCTCCTGAACTGGCTTCGCAATGAGCAAGGCATTACCTCAGTTAAAGACGGTTGCAACGGTCAATCGGCTTGTGGCGCATGTCTTGTGGAAATCGACGGCAAGGCAAAGCTGAGCTGCGTTACAAAAATGAGTTCGCTCGAAAGCGCATCAGTACTGACACTTGAAGGTATTCCTGCCAAGGTTCGTGATCTGATTGCAAAAGCTTTTGTTGAAAAAGGCGCGGTTCAATGCGGGTTCTGCACGCCCGGATTTGTAATGAGAACAAAAATTCTTCTGAAAGAAAATCCAGATCCAACCATCGATGAAATCAGAACTGCGCTTAAATGGCATTTGTGCCGCTGCACTGGTTATAAAAAAATTGAAGGAGCCATTCAGCTTTCGGCTGAACTGATTTCGGAAAACAAATTCTGCGAAAACGACAATCACAACAAAGGCGTCGGCGATTTTATGCCGAAGTATGAAGCATTTGAAACAGCCATTGGCCAGCGCAAATTTGTCAACGACTTAAACTTTCCCGGAATGCTGCATGGGGCCTTACGCTTCAGCGATCATCCGAGAGCAAAGGTGTTGAAAGTCGATACTGCTGAAGCACTAAAATGTGAAGGCGTTGTCAGTATTTTCACTGCAAAAGACATTCCCGGGAACCAGATCGTAGGTCTTATTTATAAGGACTGGCCTATGATGATTGCCATTGGAGAAACAACAAAATATATCGGGGATGTACTGGCCGGAGTCGTAGCCGATACCGCAGAAAATGCGCGTAAAGCGGCAAAGAAAATCATTGTTGAGTACGAAGTATTGACGCCGGTGACCGATCCGCACGAAGCGCTGAAAGATTCTTCGCCACAGGTGCATCAAAATCATGTCAACCTGCTCGACAACTGTCTTCTGAAGCAAGGAGATGCAGACGAAGTTATTGCAAAATCAAAGTATTTCTATCATAATTTTTTCGAGACTCAACGCATTGAACACGCATTTCTTGAAACTGAAAGCGCTGTGGCATTGCCCGATGGAGAAGGCGTTCTGCTCTATTCTTCGGGACAAGGCATTTACGAAGACCGCAGCCAGGTAGCTTCTATGCTGGGTCTTGACGAAGAAAAAGTCCGGGTAATTCTGGTTCCAAATGGTGGCGGCTTTGGCGGAAAAGAAGACCTGACCGTTCAGGGACACGCATCGTTATTTGCATACTTGATTAAAAAACCAGTCAAAGTAACGCTAACGCGCGAAGAAAGCATGATCATGCATCCCAAGCGGCATCCGGTCTGGATGGACATTACTCTGGCCTGTGACGAAAAAGGGGAACTAACCGCCATGAAATTCAGTGCCGTTGGTGATACCGGAGCATATGCATCGGTCGGTACCAAAGTCATGGAGCGCATTGCCGGTCATGCCACCGGTGGCTATTTTGTTCCGGTGATTGACCTTCAATCAAAAACTGTTTATACCAATAATGTCCCCTGCGGTGCTATGCGCGGGTTTGGGGCCAATCAGGCTGCCTTTGCACTCGAAGCTTGCATGGATGAACTTTGCAAAATGGGTGGCTTCGATCGCTGGCAATTCCGCTGGGATAACGCGCTCGTAGATGGCCTGACGACAGCCACCGGCGATCATGTGGAAGGCGTTGGAATTCGTGCTTGTCTTGAAGCATTAAAACCGCATTACGAAAAAGCAAAATTTTCGGGTCTTGCCTGCGCCATCAAAAACAGCGGCGTCGGAAATGGAATGGTCGATTATTCAGATGTAATTATTGAAATAAAATCACCTGAAAAAGTGGTGTTGCATCATGGCTGGACTGAAATGGGGCAAGGAGTTCACACCATTGCAGCCCAGATTCTGTGCGAAGAAACAGGAATTGACTCTTCTATCATTGAAGTAATTGTTGATACGGCAGCAGGCATCAAAACCGGCATGACTACTTCATCGCGTGGAACAGTTTTACTTGGCAATGCCATTCGCGAAGCGGCCAAAACAATGCGCGTTGATTTAGCAGGCAAGACCATAAAAGATATTGTCGGACATCGCTATCAGGCGCGCTGGGAGTGTAACTGGACAGTGAAGCCCGGGACCGTTTGTGAGAATTCAAAAACACATTACGGTTACGGATATGCAGCCCAACTGGTTGTGCTCGATGACCATGGCAAAATTGAAAAGATAGTTGCAGCGCACGACGCAGGAAAAATTATCAATCCGGTTATGTTCGAAGGCCAGATTGAAGGCGCGGTTCACATGGGACTTGGGTATGCCATTTCAGAAGACTTTCCGTATGAAAACGGATACCCAAAATTCACCAAACTTCGTGAATGTGGCATTCTGCGCGCCCACGAGACGCCAGACATAGAAGTGATGGGCGTTGAGGTTCCTGACCCAATCGGCCCCTATGGAGCAAAAGGTCTGGGCGAGATTGGCCTTGTTCCTACAGCAGGCGCTGTTGGTAATGCGTTGTGCCATTTCGATGGCATCCGCAGGACGCAATTGCCCATGAGAAAATAG